Part of the Nicotiana tabacum cultivar K326 chromosome 20, ASM71507v2, whole genome shotgun sequence genome, TTTTTACCTCAAGCACCCCTTCACAAGTGTCATAGGTGAAAATGTAGATCCTGAATTGACAGAAAGGTTCACCAACTGGTTATACATTCGTAGTGATAAAGTATCTAGGAGGTATGAATGCTTCATTTTACACTGTCTGTTCACCATTTTTATACTTTAAAATTGTAAttcattttgtaaattttttgtatttgatcATCTTTTTTTTGTTATTACAGGAGGAAATATTACTTTTCCAAGAAGGATAACCAAATCAAGCCTTGGTTGGATTTTGGTTGTGAAAAGATTGATAAGAAGGACTGGTTTTATGACCTTGCTCACCCCGGACAAGTCATCAATAACACAGTAAGTATAAAGAACATAATCATTCACAATATCTGTTTTGTCTTCAGCTGTGTAGTGtaattgtagtttatttttcaGCTATGATGTGTAATTGTAGTAATATTGTAGACAACATATATATGTTACTATATTTATGTCTCAGCTGTGAAATTTTGCTTTTTATGGACCTTATGTATCATATGTGATGATGATTGTATGTACAAACtggaattttggtacttttgactgACTTGGAATCTCCGTGTACCACAACTGTAGTTACCTTGTAGTAATATTGTAGAGCTTGTGATTGTGCCTATTAATATTAACTGTAGGTTGAACTTGCTGATTTTTGGGAGCTTAAGTTAGGTGGTATGTTTCATTTGTTCCTCTGTATAGTGAATAAATGTAGACAGTGCATAAATATAGTTAATGTGTAGTTGTTTTGTAGTCTGATGGGTCAATTGTACATATAGTACTTGTTCAATATGGTTCATACAAACTACAATTAAATTACATTTTGTGAGGAACTTGGACTAACTGTTATATTTCTGTAGTTATAGTGTAGCTAATTTGCAGCAATCTGTTAGAGTTTTTAATAAATTCAAATTGTAGTTAATCTGTAGCTGTCTTGTAGACAAGTGTGGTTACACCGTACCTTATTGtatatgtttattctattttggcagcacattgatgttattatgtattATCTGCGAAAAAGAGGCAAATATGGCCCCAACAATAATACTAGGTTCACAACCACGGATTGCTTGTTCAAGACAAAGATTGAAAGAATCTATGACAAGTTCATAAGTTCTCCACCGGAACAAAGGTATTCGGTTGTTAAACCCGAGGATGATGTTGGAGAATATATTCTTGGGTACAGAATTCTTGCTAATGTTGCCTGGGATCTTGTTGACTATGTGCTCATGCCTGTGAACCTTGTAGAGAACTTCCATTGGTTGTTGCTAGTTTTTGACATAAAGGACAGACAACTTTATGTTTATGATTCCATGGTGAGAGCAAACCGTCATAAAACAGTAGAGACATTGGTTGACAAGTTTTCAATCATTATCCCTCTGTATTTGTCATGCACTGGTTTCTATGGTAAACGTAAAGACATTAACTTCAAGAGCACAAAGGCATACATCGAAAAACCAGTTACGGACCCTCTCGACATACAATGGATGGTTGCTGAGATTCCACAACAAAAGGAAGGCTCAGTGTAAAAAAATAATCTCCCTTTCtatatgtttaatttttttattttaatcatttgTTATATAATGAAAAATTCTCATCTTATGCAgcgattgtggtgtatttgtGGATGCATTTGCGGAGTATGTTAGCCTTGGAGATTTGGCAATCCCAAAGGAAGATCTTTCTGATATTGACCAACACCGTAGACGCTATGGAGCTCTACTGTGGGACTATGCAACAAAGAAGCAAGAAGATGGGTCAATCAGTGAGAGTGAGGTTACTGGCAGGCTAGCAAGGAGGAAGGGTGCTCCGGCAAAAAACGAGAGGACTAGAGTGCAACGAAAGAAGAAATAGACTATTGTGTTCCTAGTTtggtctgtgaaatttggtagttGAATTGGAAAACAATGCAGGAAATATGTCGTTTTGGTTTTCTACAACACTTTTTGTTGATTACATTATACTCGAGTACTCTGATTACATTTTTACAGCAACAACTTTGTCTTACAATTTGACTTTAATCTTcaagttatttttataaatacCTTCAAGTGCCAAGTAATATCTGTATATAACTGTCATTTGTTACACAGcagaaagataaaataaatacaggaatcatataaataatttagccattttttatcAACAAGGTTTatcaaaaaaattcaatttatctaCATTTAAACTACGTCAAACTACATTTTAACTACAACTCCTCTACATATGAATAACAGGACTACAGTTCTAACACAGTTAAACTAAATATTCACTACAATCTGTATACAATTTACGTTGAATGCATTCTTTATTAATATCAGTTTTTTTTATACAGTAAATATTAAAGTTTAACTATTCTATAAAAAAAGACAACTTTAGATGCTTGACAGAATACATAAAAACATAAATAGTGCAGATACACAAATTGATGTTTATACTTCTTATTCATCTTCAAAAACTTAAACAATTAGACAAGAAAATCCGATAATTTGAGCTCACTAACATTTATTTTGAATAACTATTCTAACTACATGATATTCATTTCTTTTTCGGCGCATTCTTGCAAGttcttttgttatgcccttcacCTCCACAATTACCACATGACACCTTGTATTTCTTTGACTTTATTTCATCAAATGTTTTATATCTTTCCTTGTGAGGTCTCCCTGACTGCCTTTTATCTCCCGCCTGTGGCTTTACTACCCCATCCAAAATATGTTGTGGCACTTCCCATTTGCCTTCATCAGGAAGAGGATTTACTGGCAATTCATAGGTAAGCAGAAGGCTCTTCCTTGTGTAATACGGAGAGCAATAGTTTTCGTATGTTTCATTCCTATGCCTTAATGTTGCCAAAGCATGCGCACATGGAAGTTCATCAAGTTGGAATTGTCCACAGCTACATTTCTTATTTTCTAGACACACAATGTACCGCTTCACACCATCTAACACAGTATGTATATGATCtgttgaagccctcacctacaattgaagaccaaacagaaataataatacatcaATCATTAAAATGGATTATCAACAATTTACCTACAAATCAGCAACAAATATATTACAGCTCATCTACAAACTATTATTACCGACAATTTGACTACAGTTTAACTACAATCTGGAAAAACTGCAGCTAGTACTTTTTTGATTCTACTGCACCAAAAAAAATATCTTACCCTTAGTTTCTGAGATAATGTACTGTTGTCTTCCAATTCTTTGTTGTATTTGTGACCAAGGTATGTGAAAGTACCCTTTGCCTTCGATAACTTTTCTTTTGTCCAACGTTCAAGAAGAGTCCTCATATACTCAAATAGATCAAATATTGGAAGCTCTCTTGCATCTTTTGTTACAGCATTCAACGACTCGGCAATGTTTGACGTCATAGTAAAAGTTCTATTTACCGTTGCATGTACTCTTGACCATCTATGATAGCCAATATCATATAGGTAAGACTTTACACGCAGGTCTACCTCTTCAATCTTCAAcatcctttcattaaattcatccaTAGTGTATGACCGTGCTGTAGCAAAGTACAATTCATGTAATTGTAGATGTCCCTTCTTGAATTTTGACCTTATATTTGTCCATATATGCCACATGCAAGAGTAGTGTGCAAATCCCGGATAGACAACTGATGTTGCCTTCAGTATACTCTCATGCCTATCTGAAACAACACACATTGAAGGTCTTTCACCATATGCCtccttgaattgctcaaagaaccacTTCCAAGACGCGTCGTTTTCAGAATCAACCACAGCATATGCCAAGGGAAAAATAGTACCTACATTTTTAACACATAAAATATGATTAAATAACAACTACAATATATATTGAGAAATATAGACATGTTAACTACATTCTTTTATAtaactacaaaataactacaacatAACTACAATTTAACTGCATTTTAAAGACTGTCTACAAATAAGTACAAAATTATTCCATTATTTACCTGTTGCATCCATGGTACTTGCTGTCAGCATAATCCCCCTGTAGGCTGACTTTAAGAATGTCCCATCAACCACTACTACCGGCCTACAATGTTGCCAACCATTTATTGATGTACAAAGAGCAACAAATGCGTATAAGAAGCAATCATCTGCTGCCTTCTTCAATTTAACAACAGAaccaggataattcttctcaagaatataaaaatattagGGTAATTTGTTGTAGGAGTCACACTGATTCCCTCTCAAAAACTATAAAGctttttcctttgctctccatgCTTGCATGTAGCTTAGGTTCAGTCCATGTTCGGATAACATGTCAGTTTGTATGTCCTTTGGTGTGTAAACAGTCTTAGGATCACAATACTTTGGAACGACCATGCTACCAAGTACTGCTGCAGCACGTTTGCGCTGTATGAATGTTTCGTCCATTAGGCAGCATGTGTGTTGACGGCTGAAACTTCTTATCTTGAACATTGCCGAATCATTAATTGACGTTGCCTTGAAATGCCATTTACAGCTTTCAGCAACAAATATAAGCCAGTAGCTACAAAAGAAATACAATATTTACACAAATTTATGAaaaaactacaattaactacaaattgactacaatttaactacaatttataAAACCTACCTATCTTCAATCATACACTGATTTTGCTGATATATTATCCACAAATAACTACATACCTTCTATGACTGGATCTTTTTACTCTGAACTGGAACTTGTGCATCACTGAATAATTCTTCATTGCAGCAGCTACTGTTTGCTTGTCCTGATAAACTTGTCCTTCTTCAATATATGTTTGCGTAGAttcagttattatttcactttgataTTCCTCTATAGCTGGTGAGGATGGAAATTCAAGTAAGTTTAGGGATCCAGACGAACCTGCAAACAATAAATTCATAAATGTAGTTTCTATGTAGATAATTTTGAAAGCAACATTGCTTTATCCTTTTCAGTACTATGTGAGctttgtagtttaattgtaggtAATTGTAGTAATATTGTAGATAACATAGTAACACCATAACTCTCTGCAATGTCGAATCAAACAAACCTGCACTGGTGCTTTCATTGTTGATTGccaattccatattgaaatctcTTACGCTTATACATAAAGGATACGAACCTAAGTTTTTATTCTCCTTTTTGGTTTCCATGTAAGCACGAACCCCCATATCATTCCTAATCTCCATTGGAGGACAATTCTCGTtcacaatgtatttgatttctataattttatcCGATGTATCAATCGATAATTGTTCTGCAATTGTAGAACTGAGAATTCCGTAGTTTGCATTATCATCTACCACAATGGCATCAACTTCAAAATCTCTAAATCTGCCATAGTTATCCCAATTACCATTCGATTTCAGCATTATTGGGATTTTTGACATGATTTCGTGTAGTTGATAGGAAAAAAGACGAAGAAGAGATATAGTTTCTACAATTTGAATACTGATATCGACGAAGAGCAATTTTGTACAATTCGAGATGAAGAACAGATATAGTCTCTCTTCAGTAATTGTACAATTTGATTGCGTTTTTTGTGAAATCTCTTTCTGTTGAGGAAGGAGAGAATTACGCAACTGGTGCCTTCAGGAAGAGAGATCTCCTTCATTTCAAAATTGGAATAAACTCCTTGACAGAATCACATCAGATTTGGTGCCTTCATTTTAGGGCTTTTTTAATGGCAAAATCTACCTATTTTTGGATTGGTATATAATTTGTAGTAAAAGTGTGGACTACATGGGTAAATAACAAATTATGAACATTTTTGTTAATAATgtttgatatatggtatagataggtaaaaatccccaAAACTAAATTGGCTATCTGAAAGATTGGACAAAGCCCCAATTCAAAGCTCTTAATACTAAGGATACCAGTTCAAAGCTCTTAGCCTATTCTCAAGTTTGTATTTTCTACTTCCTTACAAAAAATGTCCTGCACCAGGAGTCTAATTATGACATCCACAGTTCTCTTCTTGTTCTGAAAGATTCTACAATTTTTTTCTTGCCAAATATAATATACACACCCAGCAAATGTTTAATCTCATCTTTTATCCAGCCTGTTCGAGTACTATGGTAATGATATCGAAGAGCTAAGGTCACAAATTGTGCATACTTTTTTTCCACACGTAATCAACATGGGAATATTTAATTTGAATATAACATAAAACCGCTAGGAATTTGATCTCGTGATATTACGATTCAAATtggaaatgatattttaaataagaaGATCAAAACCGTCAGGTAATGCTCATTAATATAAGGTAACTGAGAGTACAAGACAAAAAAACAAAGCAAAGGGCATGACATACTATTATTGTGCAAGATAATTATTGTTACAATTGACTAGCAGAAAACTAATGTGATGATATTCTAGTCTTCTTTGAAGATGAAGAAACTAAATCAATGGCACATCCCAAAGGCCAAGCTGCTCCAAcaagataatttttgtatttcACATCATGCATCACTGTAATATCTTTGTATGGATTTAATCCTGTCCAAATATGCATTAAAAAAAAAGGTAAGTAAGATAGGGGAAAAAAGTCCAAGCACCAAATTAATTTCTGTTTCATCTGATGCTgcatttaacttatatacaccgACAGTATAAAAGAACATTAAAAATAACTTACGGAATCCATCGACAAGCAAAGTATACTCATATACCAAGTCAATGCATAAGTATGGGATATTTCTTTCTTGAGTGTTTGGAAATACTGATTTTACATCTGCTGCTTTTGTCTTGCAAGCAACTTTAGCTGCATTTAGGTACTGAATTGGCTTTGCTATTGCTGATGGAAATTTGCTATCCACAATGCCAACCTACAATACAAATTGAACCCCAATTAGTCTGAGCTTATAAATTTTAGACTGAATTGATCATCACATCAACTGTAATTACTACGCTTCAATCCTAAGTTGGAGTTGACTATATGAATCTTCATTATCCGTATCGCTCAGTTTATACTTATTAACCATGAACATATTTATTTATGTGATTTTATCTAACTAGACACAAAGCACTTTGATGAAAGCTATCTATAAAAGTTAGCTAGTAATTCTAACCTAtgacttttttcctttttctttctaatAATTTTTGGAGTAGTTGAACAAGGCGGATGTAGAGTGTTATCTACAGGTTCATGTGAACTCAATAGCTATTGTCCAAAATATCTATGTATGAATATTTGACTGTGAAATCAATTGTTATTGTATATTTTGTATTAACTTGAGGTCGTTGTATAGGAATACATAAACTTTAAATCTTGGATTCGACTTGTCAAACAGAACTTTTACCTGAGCACCAATATCATAGAAAAATGATGAAGCATGCACAGTCTTGGTTCCAGCACCACCTCCACCATTCCAAACTCCATTGAATGTGCAGTTCTTGTAATTGCACGGTGCTCTAATTTTAAGTGCCTTCCTAGTTAATGCTCTGCATTTCTTCAAGCTAGTACCACTTGGTGGAGCTTTTACTTTGTAGTCCACTCCTCCGTATGAGTAGTACCCTTGAAAATAAATGATAAACTCATGTATTAGCGCATTTGACTAATTACTTATAAGTAGCCTATAAAGATATATTGGTGGTGCATGTAACTTAAACTCTTTTGCATATTAGTACGATATTTCTTGTATTATTGAGAATGGCTGCAACGATATTATTGTAAAAAATGATAGGCGAAAATTCATAAGAAATTAGAGATATATATACCATCATATCCTTCCAAAGCGCAAGGATTACTATGGTTTCTTGAAGCCTTGAAAATCTCAGCACGACCAGCTAGTTGTCCATAGTTCAAATAACTGCATACGATATATACTCGTTAGACTTTAAGCTACCAACTTGTTTTTAGGTGACATGATAGTGTAGAGTATTTTACGCTGCGATATATACATAATGTTTGTATCTCAGTATATCatagagaattttttttttgattttgtttataaaataaaaggaatgCAAACCTGTGAACATAGAGGTCGTAATCTTTTGACATAAGATGTTTTTCTTGAACATAGGGTTCTCCATCCTCATTTTGAGGAGCATTTGCAAATTGTTCTTTTGAGATGGCATATGCCATTTGGACTGATCCACCTCCAAGGTCAATTGTTGCTGTGGTACTTTTATAGTTTTTACCCAAATTTCCCAATAGATAATTTATTGCCACCTGTATATTAATAAACACCAATAAATCAAAATCAACTAAATAAGACATTCAACTTGATAATAGGTGATTACATGTAAGattactccccccccccccaccaacCCAACACTGTCATTACTGTAGGTTTTAATTTGGAGCTTAACTATAACATGTAACTATTCCTAACAAGTCTGATATAAATTTGAAAAATGGAGTGGATAGGCTGTTGTAAAAAATTAAATGTATAGATaatgcaatttttttttaaacatatatgtgtatataaattAAATCCTTAATTTTAAGGTGCAATTATATATTTACTTCATCCGGTTCATTTTATATGTTTACTTTCCTTTTTAGACAATTTTAGAAAGAATGCCTCTTTTTACCTTTAGTAATTCTGTATTTCCAACACTTCACATGACATATTTAACACTGAGATTCAAGAAATTTTTAGTACATTATGCACATCTCTAATTTAATATCCTAATATTCAAGAATCCTACGTACTTATTTTTTCTAAACTCCCTACACAGTCAAATTAAGACAGTTCGAGCTGCTACCACGTGAGAAAAAACTATTTTTACTTGCAAATTGAGTAAACTAATCCACGCTATTAATAGCCCGTTTGatcaagctgcaaaaatcagcttattttgaaaagtattttttttaaaagtgcttttctcaaaagtacttttggtgagaaacaatttgtgtttggctaattagtttaaaaagcacttctgagcagcaattattgtttggccaagctttaaaaaactgtttctaagtgtatttttctcaaaagtgcttctcaaaaaagtgcttttcgAGAgaaagctacttttttctgcttctccaaaattgcttctgcttctcctcaaaagcccttttttccttccaaaaacttggccaaacacctcaatttttggccaaaagtgcttttgacaaaaaaaaaaaaaaaacacttttggccaaaaagaagcttggccaaataggctataagTAGGATATTTCGAGGCCTTTAGGTATCCGAAGGGACTCacttaataaaaaataaataaaaacttccAAATAGAGTTGAATAAAGAATTAATCTAAATAGTCGCTCATCCAATTGGCTTAAATCATAAATAATtgatatataatatatttataccCGTGTATAATTACTTaccatctatatatatatatatatatatatatatatatatatatatatatatatatatatattgggtgagaataaataaagaataaattcatttggctatttgtgtaaagattaaAAAAAGGGAAATATTTTGCTGCAACTTACCCACATATAAGAGCCCTCTTGAGTTCCATCAAGAATACTGACCCATTGATCTTTTGTATGGAAGGTGCTTTCATTCTTGACTAAGTCTCTCACCTTTTAAAATTGAAAAGGACAAAaggttttatttaataaattagtAAAACGAggattaattttttaattaagtaaaataaaataatttttctttaaataaataattaagatcCGATGAAAACACATACCGCTTGTAAAATCTTTTCAGCGGCATCCCCTTTTAACATCCTCAAACCTGCTGTTGCCTGTATGTTTattcacacacaaaaaaaaaacaattaacaGAGCAACCAAAagtattattttatttatcataAACAATTCTATATGACAACGGAATAATAATTAATTACGCAACTTGCGTTATTCTAAGAAAAAGATAAGTGAAGGGCCATTAGAGTTTCAGATTGGACCATGTACTTTTATTTTATGATTAATTGAATGGAATATCATGTTAATAGGGTTTAAAACTTATATATACACCGTAAGTGTAAAGAGCTTTACGTTATCAACGTTATTTAACTTGTTGTAGTAAGTTGCTTGACTTATTTTTCAGATTAGTAAGTACAACCATAAGTGATAACGAGTTATTATAAGTGACATGATTACTTTGCAATATCAGACAGTGACGACGACCATTAATCCCAAAAGTACCTATGAATATGTACAAAGTACGTACGCCTACTCATTTTCTTCAGTCTCTTTCGTCTACGTCGTCAGTTTATAGAAGTTAAACTCACATTAACATATTCTAATTAAATGGTAATTAATACTAACCCCAAGTTCGATGGTAATTAATACTAACCCCAAGTTCGAGGGAAGTTTCGGATTGCAGCTCTTTAGGAACAGCACCTTCAGCTCCCTCTAGAAGTGGCTCTAGAGAGTTGGCTGCAGCCTTAGGATCATCTGCATATGAACTTAGACCTGGATTTGTCTGCGAAAAAAGGTGAGATTCATATCATAAGATTTAATGGTAAAAATGtaggaattaattaaaaaaaaaaaagaagaagaagtaagtAAGA contains:
- the LOC107764352 gene encoding apyrase-like — its product is MLNKNSHFVFTFLAIFLVLPLSFFSSVNAHKPLRRHLLSHESESYAVIFDAGSTGSRVHVFRFNENLELLPIGNDIEFFMATNPGLSSYADDPKAAANSLEPLLEGAEGAVPKELQSETSLELGATAGLRMLKGDAAEKILQAVRDLVKNESTFHTKDQWVSILDGTQEGSYMWVAINYLLGNLGKNYKSTTATIDLGGGSVQMAYAISKEQFANAPQNEDGEPYVQEKHLMSKDYDLYVHSYLNYGQLAGRAEIFKASRNHSNPCALEGYDGYYSYGGVDYKVKAPPSGTSLKKCRALTRKALKIRAPCNYKNCTFNGVWNGGGGAGTKTVHASSFFYDIGAQVGIVDSKFPSAIAKPIQYLNAAKVACKTKAADVKSVFPNTQERNIPYLCIDLVYEYTLLVDGFRLNPYKDITVMHDVKYKNYLVGAAWPLGCAIDLVSSSSKKTRISSH
- the LOC107764354 gene encoding uncharacterized protein LOC107764354: MYYLRKRGKYGPNNNTRFTTTDCLFKTKIERIYDKFISSPPEQRYSVVKPEDDVGEYILGYRILANVAWDLVDYVLMPVNLVENFHWLLLVFDIKDRQLYVYDSMVRANRHKTVETLVDKFSIIIPLYLSCTGFYGKRKDINFKSTKAYIEKPVTDPLDIQWMVAEIPQQKEGSVDCGVFVDAFAEYVSLGDLAIPKEDLSDIDQHRRRYGALLWDYATKKQEDGSISESEVTGRLARRKGAPAKNERTRVQRKKK
- the LOC107764353 gene encoding uncharacterized protein LOC107764353, encoding MSKIPIMLKSNGNWDNYGRFRDFEVDAIVVDDNANYGILSSTIAEQLSIDTSDKIIEIKYIVNENCPPMEIRNDMGVRAYMETKKENKNLGSYPLCISVRDFNMELAINNESTSAGSSGSLNLLEFPSSPAIEEYQSEIITESTQTYIEEGQVYQDKQTVAAAMKNYSVMHKFQFRVKRSSHRSYWLIFVAESCKWHFKATSINDSAMFKIRSFSRQHTCCLMDETFIQRKRAAAVLGSMVVPKYCDPKTNYPGSVVKLKKAADDCFLYAFVALCTSINGWQHCRPVVVVDGTFLKSAYRGIMLTASTMDATGTIFPLAYAVVDSENDASWKWFFEQFKEAYGERPSMCVVSDRHESILKATSVVYPGFAHYSCMWHIWTNIRSKFKKGHLQLHELYFATARSYTMDEFNERMLKIEEVDLRVKSYLYDIGYHRWSRVHATVNRTFTMTSNIAESLNAVTKDARELPIFDLFEYMRTLLERWTKEKLSKAKGTFTYLGHKYNKELEDNSTLSQKLRVRASTDHIHTVLDGVKRYIVCLENKKCSCGQFQLDELPCAHALATLRHRNETYENYCSPYYTRKSLLLTYELPVNPLPDEGKWEVPQHILDGVVKPQAGDKRQSGRPHKERYKTFDEIKSKKYKVSCGNCGGEGHNKRTCKNAPKKK